The following is a genomic window from Methanocaldococcus sp..
AAATTAGTATTAGTTTTAGTTAAATAATTTTTCAAATTTTCAAATAATTTTAATTGGTGGGATTCGTGGGAAAAAAAATTGTAGGAATTTTAGATGGAGATAGAGTATTAATTTTTGATAAAAATGGCATATCTAAACTATCATCGAGGCAGTATGGAAATGTTGAGGGAAATTTTTTAATACTGTCATTAGTTGAGGCATTATATTTAATAAATTTGGGATGGTTAGAAGTTAAAAATAAAGATAAAAATATAATGAGTTTTGAAGAACTGTATGAATATGCAAAAAACATTGAAGAGAGATTATGCCTAAAATATTTAGTTTATAAGGATTTAAGAATAAGGGGTTATATTGTAAAAACTGGCTTAAAGTATGGAGCAGATTTTAGACTCTATGAAAAGGGAGCAAATATTGAAAAAGAGCATTCAGTTTATTTAGTTAAGGTTTTTACAGAAGATTCCTCTATACTATTAAATGAACTAACAGGATTCGTTAGAGTTGCTCATTCAGTTAGAAAAAAACTTCTCATAGCAATAGTAGATGCAGATGGAGATATTGTCTATTACAAGATGGATTTTGTAAAACCATAAAAATTATAAAAATTTTGAGGGATAAAAATGGTAATCTTAAAACCAGAAAATGAAAGAAAA
Proteins encoded in this region:
- the endA gene encoding tRNA-intron lyase; amino-acid sequence: MGKKIVGILDGDRVLIFDKNGISKLSSRQYGNVEGNFLILSLVEALYLINLGWLEVKNKDKNIMSFEELYEYAKNIEERLCLKYLVYKDLRIRGYIVKTGLKYGADFRLYEKGANIEKEHSVYLVKVFTEDSSILLNELTGFVRVAHSVRKKLLIAIVDADGDIVYYKMDFVKP